A single window of Bacteroidota bacterium DNA harbors:
- a CDS encoding T9SS type A sorting domain-containing protein, protein LLVDGRVIGMRGSGSATIPGPQSSVSVRIAEQETKPVQYSLGQNYPNPFNPKTVFPFVLAHPSVVTLKVYDVGGREVATLLSRQSMGTGRQQAEFDASMLSSGVYLYRLIAEPAEGDRAGEGFEGVRKMLLLR, encoded by the coding sequence TCTCCTCGTTGACGGCCGTGTGATCGGGATGCGGGGAAGCGGAAGCGCCACAATCCCGGGGCCGCAATCGAGCGTCAGCGTGAGAATAGCTGAACAGGAGACGAAGCCCGTTCAATATTCTCTCGGGCAGAATTATCCGAATCCCTTCAACCCGAAAACGGTTTTTCCGTTCGTGCTCGCGCATCCCTCCGTCGTCACGCTGAAGGTGTACGATGTCGGGGGGCGCGAGGTGGCGACACTCCTGAGCAGGCAGAGCATGGGAACGGGAAGACAGCAGGCCGAATTCGACGCAAGCATGCTCTCCAGCGGGGTCTATCTCTACAGGCTGATTGCCGAACCGGCCGAGGGGGACAGGGCCGGGGAAGGTTTTGAAGGGGTGAGAAAAATGCTCCTCCTCAGGTAA